In Iodobacter fluviatilis, the DNA window TCTGGAGGCTTTCACATGATGAAAAAGCTAACACTTGCAATTTTACTGGTTTCTTCCGCTTCGCATGCCGCTGTGTTTGATTTTAGTGGCAGCATTAACTTCCACAAAGATGTTGTAAAGCTCGGGTTTACCTTGAATCAGACGAATACAGACGTAAAAGTCTGGACCGATTCGTTTCGTAATGGTGTGAATTTTGATCCGATCACTGCTGTTTGGCAAAAGTCTGGCCAAGATTGGAAGTTGCTGGAACAAAACGATGATGACGGTAGCATTGCTGCGGGGCAAACCCGCTATGACTCCGGCTTGAAATTTACGAGTCTGGGCGCGGGTGAGTATCTGTTTACAATCGCAACATATAATAATTCTGCTGTTGGCCCGTTGCTAAGTAATGGTTTTGTTTTTGATGGGCAGGCACCGATTCGGCTTGAAGACTGGAATCAGCCAGCAAATGGTTTGAACAGAGGGAAAGAGTGGAGCGTGCACTTAAGCGGAGTAGATACCGTGACCCCGGTGCCGGAGCCAGAAACCTATGCCTTAATGGGAATGGGCTTGCTAGGATTATTGGGCGCTGCCCGTCGCCGAAAAGCAGCAGCCTGAGCTTATCAGGCTGATTAATACGCAGCAAAGCAAAAAGCCCAACCTTGCGGATGGGCTTTTTGCTTTCTTACTGGGGTGGCTGATGGGGCTCGAACCCACGACAACAGGAATCACAATCCTGGACTCTACCAACTGAGCTACAGCCACCGCTGAGCGGTGCGTTTAACACTTAAAATACTACAAGTCTTAAACAAAAATTTTGGTCCGTTTTAATAGTCGATCACACACTTGGCGCACCCGACAGGAATCGAACCTGTAACCTACGGCTTAGAAGGCCGTTGCTCTATCCAGTTGAGCTACGGGCACACTGTACAACCGTACTATAAATCAGCTTATCTGGGAGGATAAGATCTTACTTTAAAACAACTTATCGTATAAGGATAAGTTCTGGTCGGGGCGGTGGGATTCGAACTCACGACCCTCTGCTCCCAAAGCAGATGCGCTACCGGGCTGCGCTACGCCCCGAACAGAGGACGCAATATACTGTGAGGATTTTTTTGCGTCAAGCACCTTCGTGATCTTTTTTCATGGGGTAGGAGGAAAAACCATGCAAAAACCGGGGTTTTTCTTATGCTACTTATTGTTTTATAAGGTGATTTTTGCTTGTAAAAATATTTTAATCGTAGACTAAATTTTTTAATATTTCTTACTTGGTTCAATGGGGCTTAGTTTGAAAAATATGCAGGAAATGTTTGGGCTGGAGGCTTTTGCATGAGAAAATGCGTTTTTTGCGATCGTTACAGCAGGAGTTTTACCCATGACAGCCCAAATTCTCGACGGAAAAATCATTTCGGCCGAAATTGTTAGTGATGTTCGTGCCAAAGTAGATGCCCGTGTGGCAAGTGGCTTGCGTGCTCCTGCACTTGCCGTAATTTTGGTTGGGGCAGATCCTGCATCCCAGGTTTATGTAGGTAATAAGAAGCGTCAGTGTGCTAATGCCGGTATTCGCTCTATAGATATCGATTTACCAGCGGATACTTCAGAGGCTGATTTGTTGGCTCTTGTCGCCAAGTTTAATCAGGATGATGAGATCGACGGTATTCTGGTGCAACTGCCTTTACCAAAACATATCAATGCAGAGAAAGTGATCGAGCTGATTGATCCGGTAAAAGATGTGGATGGCTTCCATCCTTATAATATTGGTCGTCTTGCTTTAAAAATGCCTTTGCTCCGT includes these proteins:
- a CDS encoding DVUA0089 family protein, giving the protein MFLFIHGSFGSLDKISGGFHMMKKLTLAILLVSSASHAAVFDFSGSINFHKDVVKLGFTLNQTNTDVKVWTDSFRNGVNFDPITAVWQKSGQDWKLLEQNDDDGSIAAGQTRYDSGLKFTSLGAGEYLFTIATYNNSAVGPLLSNGFVFDGQAPIRLEDWNQPANGLNRGKEWSVHLSGVDTVTPVPEPETYALMGMGLLGLLGAARRRKAAA